The genomic window GGCCGCGGGGCAGCGCCGACTCCCGCTGCCCCGCGTGCCGGGCCCCCGTCATCACCCAGCTCGTCGGCAACCGAGCCGCCCTCAACGTGACCGCCGACCTCACCCCACTCACACCCGAACAGCAGACGGAACTACGGGAACCGAACCGGCTCATCTGGTGCCTGCGCACCAACGGCCTCGGCCACAGGCGACTCACCTGGACCGGCCCCCGACACCCGCCCGACTGCGACCTCGGCGACCACGTCACCGAACACCGCTGCCCGCCCGCCGAACCCACCACGCTCTTCTGAGGAGACTGCACGTGGAGAACGTCCGCCACATCCCGCGCAACGAGGCGGACAAGGACGGCTTCACACAGGTGCCCCCCTGCGACCTGGAAGCCGAGGAGTACGTCATCGGCGTCGTCATGCACGAGAAGATGGCGTACGACGAATGCTCCCTCCTCATCGGCCGCGACGACCTCTACAAGCCATCCCACCAGCTCATCTGGGACACCGTCGCCGGCATCTACGCCACCGGCCAGCAATGCCACCCGGCCCTCGTCCGCGCCGAGATCGAAAAGCAGGGCCAGCTCCACCGCGTCAACGAGGGCAACCTCATCTACCGGCTCGGCGGCAGCCCCATCAACCCGCTCATGGCCGCAGCGTTCGCCGAGCGCATCGCCGCGACCGCCCGCCAGCGCCGATACGACTCCCACTCCACGATCCTCAAGCAGGCCATCGCAGGCGGAGCAGACGGCGACGAACTCGCCGCGATCGTCGCCGAGTTCCAACAAGGCGAACAACTCCGCGAGAACACCGGCCGCGGCCCCTCCCACCTCGTCGCCTCGCTGCTCAACTGGGACGACTTCTTCCTCACCGACTTCGGCGCCATCCAGCTCCTGCCGGGCAAGCTCATGGGCCCGGGCCAGCAGATCACCCTCGTCGGCGACGGAAAGGCCGGCAAGTCCCTGTTCACGCAGGAGTGGATGTGGCGCATGGCCACCGGGCAGAGCTTCCTCGGCGACGCCCCCCAGAAGCCCGTACGGATCCTCTACCTCGACGCCGAGAACGGCCAGGAACAGGTTCAGGAACGCTTCCTGTCCTTCGGCGCGAACGCCCGCGCCATGGGCGAACTCAAGTACGCCAGCTTCCCGCCCGTCCGCCCCCTCGACACCGCAGGCGGGGGCGCCGACCTCATCGCCCTCGTCAAGGCCACCGGCGCCGAACTCGTCGTCATCGACACCGTCTCCCGCTTCATCTCCGGCCCCGAGAACGACGCCGACACCTGGCTCAACCTCTACCGCCACACCCTGCTGCCCCTGAAGCGCGACCGCATCGCCTCCGTCCGCCTGGACCACTTCGGCAAGGACAAGGACCGCGGCGGCCGCGGCTCCTCCGCCAAGACACAGGACGTCGACCACGTATGGGAGCTGGGCTACCAGGGCGGCGGCACCCTCGTCCTGAAGCGCACCCACACCCGCACCGGCATCGGCCCCGACAACTTCGTCATCCTCCGCCAAGCCCACCGCGACGGCGAGAACTGGGCGCTCGGCGGCACCCGCCACGTCCTCATGACGTACGAGAACGAGCCCGGCGCCGTCTCGGGCCTGGCCTCCATCCCCGGCACCGTCGAGCACATCATTGCCACCCTCGACGGCGCCGGCGTACCGGACACCGCCGGCAACCGCATCGCCCGCCAGGCCCTCGCGGACCGTCAGGTTCCGGGCAGCAGCGAGAAGATCGCCGAGGCCGTCCGCCGCCGCAAAGCGCGGTCCGATTCGCCCGGTATCGACGTTTCCCGGAACGTTTCCGCAGACCGCCCCGACGGACGTTTCCCGGAAACGTTTCCCGGAACAGACCCCGGAACACACAAAACCCCAGGTCAAACGTTTCCCGGAACGGTCGCGGAAACACCCGGAACGCCCCCCGTTCCCCACGTTCCCCCCTCGAAGAGGGGGAACGGGGAGGGAACTCCGGAACAGGCAGACCCCCAAGAACCCCTCTGCACCGTCTGCCACACCCCCCTCCCCGACTTCAGGACAGACCGCGGCTACGACACCCACGTCGGCTGCGACCCCGCCACCGGAAGCCACCCCGACAGGCCACAACACCCCACCGACGACGAACACAACGGCGCCGCCTGACCCGCCGCTCATCCGGTTCCGCCCGCCCACGCGCACAGACAGGACTGATCATGACCAACGCGCCCGTCCCCAGCCGGATCGCCCTCACCCGCGACCAGCTCGCCGCGCTCCTCGCCCATCACGCCGACGTCCTCGCCGCCCAGTGGCGAGCCGACGGCGCCCGGGACAACTGGATTGGCGCCGAGCGCTTGGACGCCCACGCCGCCGTTCTGGCCGCCGACGAGGAAGCGCCGGCCGTCGCTGAACTCCTCGACTCGATGCTGTCGTTCCCCCTCGACCCGCCGGTTGTGGATCAGGCCGCGCCCGCGCCGTGGGTCGAGGGTGACCCGCTCATGGAGGCCATCGCGGCCGCCGTCTGGGAGCGCTGCACTCGCGACGACCCGGACATGCCGCAGCTGGTCCTCGACGACCCCCGCAACATCGCCGCCGCCGCTGCCTCCGTGGCGCGCGCCGTGAGCCTCGCTCAAGCCGCCGACGACCTGGACCAGTACGTCGGCAAGCAGCCCAGCAACGCCGACCCGGCCGTCGAGGGCGCCCGCCTCGTCATCCGCGAGCTGCGCCGTCTGGCTGCCGAGGCGCAGCCCACAAAGCCCGACAGCGGCCCGCCGTGCGGCAACAACCCGAACTTCCGGCTCGCCCCCGGCGACCGGCAGGCCGTCGACGAGTTCAAGGCGTACCTGGCCCAGCGCGCCACCGAGGCACCGCAGGACGGGACACAGCCGTGACCGCCGCCCGCATCCTCGGCGTCACCATCGCCGCCGGCCCAGCCCTCGCCGTGCTCCTGGCGCTCGCCGTCGGCTGGGTCCTCGGCCACCGCACCGCCCGCGTCGTCCGCGTCTCCGTCGGCGCCACGGCGGCCCAGGACGAGGCCGCGCTCACCGCACCGTTCGACCCCGACACCACGAAGGGCCACGACACATGAGCGATCGCCTGACCGTCGACACGATCAACAGCGACCAACTCGACGCCCTCTACGACCGGCTGGCCAAGGCCGAGCAGGAGGCCGACGACTCGGTAGCCGCGGCCTCACGGCTCGCCGTCCTCGTCGGGAAGCGGTCCGAGAAGGCCGAGAAGGCCGCCAAGAGGCAGAGCTTCCGCGCCGACATCGCCGAGACCGAATTGCGCACCCTCCGCGCGGGCCTGCGAGCCAACGGCGCCGACCCCACGCAGATCCAGAACCTGTGGGCGCAGATCAGCCTCCGCAACCGGCAGTGGCGGGTGGAGAAGCAGCGCGCCGAGGCCGCCGACGCCCTGTACGAGCAGTGGGTGAAGGCCGGGCCGCCGCCGCTCGGCACATCCGTCTCGCGCTGGTGGGACGCCCGCCTGATCGAACTGCGCGCCGCCCTCGACGAGCCCAAGGAGAGCTGACCCATGCTCCAGGCCCAGATCACCGACGAGCAGCGCGAGCAGCTCCGTCAGCGCTCGGCTGAACTCCACGCCGCGCTCGCCAAGTTCGCCGAGTCGTTCGCCCCGGTCGCCCGCGCCATCACCGAGTCGTTCGCCCAGCTCGGCCGCCAGCTCCGCGAGTCCGGGCTGATCGACGAGGACGGCCAGCCGGTCAAGCCCGCCGACCGGCCCGCCTGGCAGTCCCCGTACGGACCGCCGCAGAGGAGGCGCTGACCATGCCCGTCCTCGGCCGCCCCGTCCGCCCCATCCTCGTCGTCCTCGCACGCAACTTCGAAGAGTTCCGCTTCTGGTGCCGAGACAGCGGCCTCCGCGAGAACGACCCCGAGGTGGTGTTCGCGTCCCGCTTCTCCAAGCTGCGCGGGATCTCGTACGAGCGCGTGAAAGTGATCCGCCTCCGGGGCTGGGGCCAACACCCCGAAGGCCGCGAGATGGACGCGTTCCTCTGCGCCATGGAGGACCGCGCTGCCACCTCGGCCCCGGCCATCAGCGCGCAGATCCACGTGCAGCCGGACCCACCGCACGTCGCCGAAGCCATCCGGGACATCCGCCGCCGCGCCTGAACACACAGCAGGGGCGCGCCTGATGTCTGGCCGGACCGGCGCGCCCCCTGGGGCTCATCACCGTACCCCGCACCACAGGAGCCACGACGATGACCACCACCCGCCACCTCACCACCGTCATCCGCCACTGGCCCGACCTCGTCGACGCCCTCGGCGGCAGGTCCGCACCCACGTGGCCCCCCGCCGGCCGCATGAACGACCACCTGCGCGCCCTCGACCAGGCCGACGACGAGCACGAAGAGACCCATGCGCAGCAGCTCACCACCCTCCGCGCTCCCGACGGCCGGACCATCGGCTACCGCTGCACCCACTGCGGTGACGTAGACCCGGGCCACGCCCACCCGGTCGGTGATGAGCGCGACCCCGCCCAGATCGGCGAGCGCCCCATCCCGATCCGGCTGAACATCCACGAGACCATGCGCCTCGTCCACGAGCAGCTCGTCGACTGCGCCGACGCCATCGCGAGCAGCGTCCAACGCCCCGTCATGGGCCTGCTCCCGCAGGGCTACCCCAAGGCCGACCGCGCCCGCCGCGAGCTGCTGGTGATGCAGGACCGGCGCGACCCCCGCCGCTGGTCCTGGACACGCACCCGGCCCGCCGCGCCCCTTGTCGCGCTGTGGCTCCTCGGCAGAGTGCAGGGCGCGCCCGGCCCGTTCCGCCCGCTCGCCACGCCCCAGCTCGACCACATCACGGCCGTCGCCCGCAGCTGCGCCCAACGCATCGAGCAGGCCCTCGACGTCGGCGAACAGAAGGCCACCCTCGCCCGCCCATGCCCAACATGCGGCGGCCCACTCACCCTCCACGGCGGCGCCGGCACCAACCCGGTCGCACGGTGCGCAGGATGTGGCCACATCTGGGCGCAGCCCGACACCTCGGCCGTAGCGTGACCACCATGACGACCCACGACCTGCACTGGGGCATCGCCCGGGAGATGACCGCTGTCTACGCGCTCGGTCTCGACATCGGCGAGGACGCACACCACGAGCGTCGGCGCGAGTACATGGTCCGCCGCGCGGCAGCAGCCGACCGGCTCTCAGACAGCGACGGTGGTGATCCGATCGCGGCAGCCGAGACCATCCACGACGCCGTGCACTACGCCCGCGCACTCCTCGCCCACGACCGGCTCGACGACACCGGACGGGGCCCGCTGCCCGCGCACGACCCGCGCTGGCTGGACGACCCGCGCGGCTACGCCCGCCAAGAGCATCGGGCGTGGATCCTGGACCGCGAGGTGTAGGACCCGGACATGACGGAGCCCCCGGCCATCACGGTCGGGGGCTCTTCGCATGCCCAGCTACGCGGCCGAAGCCTCCTCCTCCGGATGCCGCACCACCTTCTTCACCGCCTGCTCCAGCTCGTACCGCGACATGGTCACGTCCTCACGCGAGGCGGACTCGGTGACTGCGGCCTGGAACACTCCAGCCGCCGTACGCCACGCCTTCCACTGCGCGCCGTACTCATCGCCGTCGAGGCCCGCGAGCTTCTCGCGCTCCTCTTCGGCAGCCTGCTCCAGCTTGATCAATTCGTCGGGGATGTCTGCCACGAACACGGATCCTAAGCGGGAACACCAGAGCCCCTACACGCGACCGCGCGGGAGCTTCACGCGCCTGGCTAGTCCTCGCCCTTCTTCCGATTCGCCCACGAGCCGGTGTGCCCCCTGACGATGTCCTGCACCACCCCCGGCGACATCGCCAGCCGCGCAGCGATCGCCCGGATCGACACAGGCGGCTCCTCAGCCCGCAGCTCCAGCACCAACTGCCGGCGCTCCTCGTGCCACGTCTTCGTCCTCTTGGCCTGAAGCGCCAGCACCTGGTTCCGCGCACGTACGCGCTCCTCCACGTCGGCGATCTTGTCGACCTCCTCAAGGGCGTCCGACACCCGCTGTACCTCCTCGCTCGCGTCGTCCACGCCCGCTCCTCTCCTGCTGGCGGGAAGCGGCACGCTCCGACTCTCTTGCATGGGGACCATACAGCGCTGTACGGTCCCCATACAACGGACGGGGAGCCACTGCCCTTCCGTAGATCAACAAAGCCCCCGGCCCGCTGATTTGGCGATCCCGGGCCGGGGGCGGACCCACCCACAACCATCACGAAGGAGCAGGTCCTATGGGACACGCTACCGATCAGCCCACCACTCAGCCCACCCCCGCACCGCCGCGCGAGAACCCGATCTTCCGTCAGCCCGCCACCGTCCAGGCCTGCCGCACCGACTACGAGGCCGGCGCAGACGTCCGCCGCCGCCTGGACCAGCAGATCGCGAGGCGCAGCTGATGGGCCTGCGCGACTTCGCCCGCACCCTCCGCCCCGGCAACGACCAGCAGTTGGCCACCGACCTCCGCACCCAGGCCCGCGTTCAGCGCTCCCGCAGCGCCACCCGCGCCGCCCGCGAAGGCCAGGCCTGGGAGGACAAGGACCGCGCCCAGGACCGCCGAGGCCGCTGGTACCGCCCCGCCCGATAACCCGCCCAGACCGCCGCGCCCCCGCGAAATTCCCCCCGCGGGGGCGCGGCCTCGCTCCCGGAGGAGCACGTGAAGACCCGCACCATCACCCGAACCCGCACCGTCCCCCACACCGTCGACGGCGACACCGAGTGGATCGACGAGGAGTACACCGTCGACATCCCCCTCCCGCCCGTCGACTGGGACCAGCGCGTCCGCGTCGCCGTCACGATCGGCGCCGTCGTCCTCGTCACCGCCTCCCTCGTCTGGACCACCGCCTCCGTCGGTGCACTCCTCGCCATGTCCACCGTCGCCTTCGTCGCCTACGCGGCCGGCGTCGCCTTCGACGCGACGTGGATCCTGTGCATGGGTGCTGAGTGGCTGCTCCGCTACGACCCCGAGCGCGCCAAGCTCCCCCGCAAGGCCGGGCACTGGGCACTGGGCATCTCCATGGCCGCCGTCTTCGCACACGGCTACGTCTTCGACCAGCTCGTCGTCGGCGCGGTCGGCGCCGCGGTCTCCGCCCTCGCCAAGGGCGGCTGGACCATCGCCATGCGCGTCCACGCCCGCCCGCTCGACTCCCGCACGCAGCAGTGGGTGACCAAGCGCCGATCCACGATTGCCGGACAGCGCGCCATGGTCGCCGTGCGCCGGGAGCTCCAGCGTGACTTGGCCGCCATCGAGGCCGAGCGGATCGCCCTGGATCCGAGCGGATCCGCCGATCCGGACCAGTCCGGACAGGACGAGGACGAGAGTCCGGAGCCGCCCGCCGTCGGGCCGATGACCGTGAAGGACGCGGTCCGGACCGCCAAGGACTCCGGGATCACCGATCCGGACACGGTCCTGCGCTACGTCCGCAAGGTCGCAGACGCCAACGCCAAGCTCTCCACCGTCGAGCGCTACCTCCGGCTGGCCAGCTGATGGACGCGCAGCCGCGCCCCGGCGGCGACGAGCTGCGCGCCCGTGCCTACCTCCGCGCTCTGCGCGCCCGCCCCTTCGGCCACCAGGAACCCGACATGCCCGACAGCCCGATCACCCCAACCCGCATCATCCCCGCAGGCGCCCCGCTGCCCGCCCGCGCGCCCGAGCCCGGCGAGGCCCCGCCGTGGCGCACACCCCCACCGCCTCCACCGCCGGTCATCCCGCCAGCCGCGCCATGGCCGCCGCCCGCCCCACCGCCCGGGCCAATCGAGGTCCGCGTCACCGTCGACCTCGCACCCATACGGGAGCCCGAGCCCGCGCCCGAACCGGGACTCCTCGCCCGCCTCTGGGACTGGCTGGTCACCTGGCGCATGATCTCCGCGATCCTCGCCGCCCTCCTGCCCTGGGCCGCCGGACAGAGCCCTGTTGGCATCTGGTCCCACACCGTCCACCAGGCCCGTATCGAGGCCAGCATCGGCGGCGCCTACGTCATCGCCACCGTCGCCCTCGCCGCAGCCTGGGGCCTGGACCGGTACAGCGGCCGATGGCTGCCCCGCTTCCTTCTCGTCACCGCCAGCCTCGGCGCCTTCGGCGTCCTGCACTGGTGGGATCCGATCCTCCTGTTCACCGGAGTCAACCTGTGACCGCCACCACCACCCTCACCCTCGGCGGACTGCTCTTCGCCTTGATCGTCCTGACCGCGAACCTGTACCCCTGGTGGACCGGGAACCGCGAGATGAAGCAACTCGCCAGCTTCGGGAAGGGCTTCGGTGCCGCCGCCTGCGCAGCAGCCTGCCCCGGCGGCATCCTCGGCTGGGCCCACTCCCGCTCCGGCACCATCGGCAACGGCGCAGGCGAACGAGCCGGACAGGCCACCACCGGCACCAACGCCACCCAAGGCCTCACCAGCGGCCAACTCGTCGGCCTGTCCGCCACCGGCGCCGTCATCGTCGTCATCGCCGTCACCCTCGTCGTCCTCTCCTACAAAGCCGCAGGCAAGAAGGACAAGAAGCGCATCATCGGCGGCGCGTACGTAGGCAGCACCCTCTGCCTCACCGCGGGCGTGGCCGGCGCTCTCGCCTGGTTGCCCAGTGCTCTCAACGCGGCCGGGGACGGCGTTGTCGCCGCGTTCCAGGGAGCGGGGATCCTGTGACCCGTCTCGCCCGCGCCGCCGACCGGCTTGCCACCGGCTCCCGCGCGTACGCCCGTCGCCTGGGCGCCCGCGCCGCAGCATGGTGTGCGCGCGGGCGCCGTGACGACCTCACCGGCTGGAGGGCTGCGCTCGGCGTCTTCGTACGGATCGCGCTGCTCGCCCTCGGCGTGTACGTCCTCGCCCGGCTCGTACGCGCCCTGCCGTCCCTGATGTGGCTCCTCACCGGCTGGTGGACCATCGCCTCCTGGCGCGCGGGCAAGCCCGCCGAAGAGGAGCCGCAGGAAGCCCCCATCGGACCCGATGTGGAGGCCGTCCGGACGCTGCTCCTCGACCTCATGGGGACCGGCAACGGGGTGCACCTTCGCACGGTCCTCGCCCACCTCCAGGAGCACGGGCAGTGGGAGGGCCGGACGGTGTCCGATCTGCGCGTGCATCTGGGCCGCCTGGACATCCCCGTGGACCGCGGCGTGAAGGTGGCCGGAGTGCCCACATGGGGGGTCCGTCGAAGGGATCTCGAAGCCCCTTCCCCGGCCGAAGCCCAGGAGATGTCTTCCGCCCCGCCTACCGCCGCTTGACCTGCACGTCTACCGGTTCATCTACTTCCGTCTACCCGCCCATCTACCGGGCATCTACCCCCAGTTGTCAGCCCCAGAGAGGACACTCCGCCCATGCGCATCGGACCATTCGAGATCATCGTCCGCCGTCGCCACACCGGCCCGCCCTGTGGCGCCTGCCAAGGGCGCGGCCTCTTCCACTCGAAGGGCGGCCTGGACAAGTACCCGGCCCCCGAGGGCTACGACGGCGTGGCGCTCTGCGGATGCGGCACCGCTCACGACCGCCTCGCCGAAATCGCGCGCGGCCGCCGACGCTGGGAACGCGACCGTAAGCGCGGCGTCCCGCCGTTCTAGTTGCGTTCCGGACGATCACGCGTCATCCTGGCCTCACGTCCGGCGTGCCCGGACCCTGAGACTCCCGAAGGCCCGCCACCGTGCGGGCCTTCGTCATTCCCCCTGATCGTGTGTCACAGATCAGCCTCAGCGTCTTCACGCGTCCCACACATCCACTACATTCGCCCCTTACACGCAAAACACGCCTGGGGGGCGAACATGAACCAGCAACACCCGCAGCAGCAGCCTGGGTGGGGGCAGCAGCAGCCGCAACAGCCGCCGTACCCGCAACAACCCGGATGGGGTGCCCCGCCCCCGCCGCCGAAGAAGACCCCCGTCGGCATGATCGTCGGGTTCGGCTGCCTCGGCATCGTCGTCCTCTTCGTCTTCCTGGGCATCGTCGGCGCGGTCGTCGGCGGCGACTCCGACAGCACCAGCAAGGGCACCTCGGTCAGCGTCGACAGCGACACCAGCAAGGCCCCCGAGGCCGAGAAGAAAGACGACGCGCCCGCGGCCGAGGAAAAGCCCAGCGACAAGGCCACGAGCGAAAAGCCCAAGGAAGACACCAAGAAGGACACCAAGAAGCCGGTCGTCACCTTCAAGGTCTGGGGCACCGCCCCCGCCGGCGTCCTCGGCCCCCTCGACATCACCTACGGCTCCGACAGCGACACCCGGCAGGGGAAGTTCACGGACGGCAAGTTCACGGCCACCCTCCCCCTCGACGACGACGCGATGTACTTCAGCGTGATGGCCCAGCTCCAGGGCGAGGGTGACATCAACTGCTCGATCACCGTCGACGGCCACACGGAGAAGGCACACGCCTCCGGCGGCTACAACATCTGCCACGCCCAGGCCAACGCCGGCCTCCTCGGCGGCTGGGACTAACCCAGCCCTGAACCACCCCAGACCGGCCCGACCGTCACCCCGTGCGGTCGGGCCTTCTGCATGCCCGGAGGTGACCATGACGAGGCAGTACGGCCGCCCGGTCACCGACGATGACTACGAACTCGTCCGCCAGCTCCACGCACAAGGCCTGGGCCGCAACCAGATCGCCCGCGAGATCGACCGCGCCCAACGCACCGTCTCCGTCATCGCCGCCGAACTCGGCCTCGTCTTCGACACCTCGATGACCGAGGACGCCACCCGCGCCCGCGTCGCCCAGCTCGCCGCACTCCGCGCCGACACCGCCGTCGACCTCCACCTCGACGCGATGAAGCTGACACAGCAGATGTGGGAGCCCGCCACGATCTACAACTTCGGCGGCAAGGACAACACGTACCGCGACAAGCACGTCAACGAGCCGCCCTCCGGCGACAAGAAGAACCTCATGGCTGCGGCCGGCATCGCCCTGGAGAAGAGCCTCAAGCTCGTCCCGCCCGCCGACGACGCCGGCGCCGGAGAGGCCCGCTCGATGCTCGGCCAGCTCATGAGCGGCCTCAAGGCGGTGTACGACGAGCAGCAGGCCGCCGCTGGCGAGGAGGCGGAGGGTGAGTCTCCTTGATGCGCTGCCCCTGTCCCGCAAGCAGCTCGTCAGCATCGTCGAGGCCGACGCCCGGATCAACGCGTGGGAAGGCAGCGTCCGTTCCGGAAAGACGATCGCGAGCCTGATCCGCTGGCTCATCTTCGTCGCGTCCGCCCCGACCGGCGGCGAGCTGGTCATGGTCGGCCGCACCCGAGACTCCCTCTACCGGAACGTCATCGCCCCGCTGACGAACCCGGAGATCTTCGGCCAGCTCGCGAAGCAGGTCTCGTACAACAACGGCGCGCCGGTCGCGATCATCATGGGCCGGGTCGTGCACGTCCTCGGCGCGAACGATGCCAAGGCCGAGCCGAAGGTCCGCGGTATGACGTGTGCGGGGGCGTACGTCGACGAGGCAACGACCCTGCCCCGGACGTTCTTTGACCAGCTGGTGGCGCGCTGCTCCGTCAAGGGCGCGAAGATCTTCACCACGACCAACCCGGACAACCCGGCCCACTGGTTCCGCAAGGAGTATCTGAAGCGGCCGACCGAGACCCGACTCCGGTCGTGGCACTTCGTCCTCGACGACAACCCGTTCCTCGACCCCGAGTACGTCGCCGCCCTCAAGGCCACCTACACCGGCCTGTTCTACCGGCGGTCGATCCTGGGCCACTGGGTCCAGGCCGAGGGCGCGATCTTCGACTGCTTCGATGAAGAGCGCCACGTCGTCAAGGACGTCCCGCACATCACGCGGTGGCTGTGCGACGCGATCGACTACGGCACGACCAACCCGTACGCCGACTTGCTCATCGGGCTCGGCGTTGACCAGCGGCTGTACGTCGTCAGCGAGTACCGGTGGGACTCGCGCGCGGAACGGCGGAAGAAGACCGACGCCGAGTACTCCGCCGCACGCCGGCGCTGGCTTGCCGGGGTCGCCCAGCCGCAGACCAACGTGCTCGGCGTCCAGCCGGAGTGGACCGTCGTCGACCCGTCCGCAGCCTCGTACATCGAGCAGCTGCACCGCGATGGCGTCCACGGCGTCACCCCGGCCGACAACACGGTGTTGGACGGCATCCGCACGGTCGGCTCGCTGATCGCCGCGAACCGCCTGTTCATCCACGAGTCCGCGCGCGGCCTGATCGAGGAAATCCCGGGCTACAGCTGGGACGACGAGAAGGCAGAGAAGGGCGAAGACGCCCCGATCAAGCTCGAAGACCACTCCTGCGACGCCCTCAGGTACGGGGTGCGTACGACCGAGGCCCTGTGGCGGCCGCACATCCCGATGCTCCTGGAGGTGGCCGCATGATGCCAACCGTCGAGCAGGCCCTCACGAACGCCGCGCGACTCCTGGAGCAGGCCGAGATTGAAACCAACCTCGCGCTCATGGAACGCCTGGACGAACTCGCGTCCTCCTGGCTGGGCATGGCGCAGCTGCTGATGGAGAGGGAGCGCGCCTGATGCCTGTACAGCTCGCCAAGGTGCGCGTCGACTCCACCGGGCGCGGGACGGTCGAACTCGACGGCCAGGAGATTCCCGGCGTCCGTTCCGTGACCGTTCGCACAGAGGTGAACTGCCGCCCCATCCTCGTCATCGAAGTGCTGGCGCGCGAGGTGGACCTGAAGCAGAGCGACCCGGATCAGGGAGAGGAGGTGGCCGGGTAATGCCTCTGCCCACGGCTGACACCGTCTGGCCTCCCACCGATGAGCGGGTACAGGTTGCGCTTGCCGACTGGGACGCCTGGTACTCCTCCGAGCCTGACCGGCTCGAACTGCGTTACTCCGGCCGTGGCTACCGCGACACCCCCGACCGGCCCGCGCAGCACCGCGGTGGTGTCGTCGGCAAGTTGGCCCGCTGGTTCTGGGGCAACCCGACCGGCGACGGCGAGAAGCGTGAGAAGCTCCACGTGCCGCTCGCCGGAGACATCGCCCGTACCTCCTCCGAGCTGCTGTTCTCCGAGGCTCCGACGCTCCAGGCCGCCGAGGGCGCGAGCGACGCGACGCAAGACGCCCTCGACACCCTGCTGGAGACCGGCCTCCAGCCGACCCTCCTCGAAGCTGGTGAGGTCTGCGCCGCACTCGGCGGCGCCTACCTGCGTGTGGTGTGGGACGAGGACGTGTCCGACCGGCCATGGATCGATGTCGTGGCCGCAGACCGGGCCGTCCCGGAGTTCGCCTACGGGCGGCTGCGCGCAGTGACCTTCTGGACCGTCCTGGAGAGCGAGTCGCAGGACGACCGGCGCGTGTTCCGGCACCTGGAGCGCCATGAGAAGGGCCGGATTTACCACGGCCTCTACGAGGGCTCAGCCGGATCGCTCGGCATGGTCCGCCCGCTCGCCGACCACCCCGTCACGGCGCCCCTCGCGGCCATGGTGGACGCCGAGGGAGGCTTCGACACCGGCGCTCCTAAGAACCTGACCGCCTCCTACGTGCCCAACGTCCGCCCCGCGCGCGCCTGGAGGCACATCC from Streptomyces sp. DSM 40750 includes these protein-coding regions:
- a CDS encoding AAA family ATPase → MENVRHIPRNEADKDGFTQVPPCDLEAEEYVIGVVMHEKMAYDECSLLIGRDDLYKPSHQLIWDTVAGIYATGQQCHPALVRAEIEKQGQLHRVNEGNLIYRLGGSPINPLMAAAFAERIAATARQRRYDSHSTILKQAIAGGADGDELAAIVAEFQQGEQLRENTGRGPSHLVASLLNWDDFFLTDFGAIQLLPGKLMGPGQQITLVGDGKAGKSLFTQEWMWRMATGQSFLGDAPQKPVRILYLDAENGQEQVQERFLSFGANARAMGELKYASFPPVRPLDTAGGGADLIALVKATGAELVVIDTVSRFISGPENDADTWLNLYRHTLLPLKRDRIASVRLDHFGKDKDRGGRGSSAKTQDVDHVWELGYQGGGTLVLKRTHTRTGIGPDNFVILRQAHRDGENWALGGTRHVLMTYENEPGAVSGLASIPGTVEHIIATLDGAGVPDTAGNRIARQALADRQVPGSSEKIAEAVRRRKARSDSPGIDVSRNVSADRPDGRFPETFPGTDPGTHKTPGQTFPGTVAETPGTPPVPHVPPSKRGNGEGTPEQADPQEPLCTVCHTPLPDFRTDRGYDTHVGCDPATGSHPDRPQHPTDDEHNGAA
- a CDS encoding protein transporter Sec31, whose translation is MKTRTITRTRTVPHTVDGDTEWIDEEYTVDIPLPPVDWDQRVRVAVTIGAVVLVTASLVWTTASVGALLAMSTVAFVAYAAGVAFDATWILCMGAEWLLRYDPERAKLPRKAGHWALGISMAAVFAHGYVFDQLVVGAVGAAVSALAKGGWTIAMRVHARPLDSRTQQWVTKRRSTIAGQRAMVAVRRELQRDLAAIEAERIALDPSGSADPDQSGQDEDESPEPPAVGPMTVKDAVRTAKDSGITDPDTVLRYVRKVADANAKLSTVERYLRLAS
- a CDS encoding helix-turn-helix domain-containing protein, which codes for MTRQYGRPVTDDDYELVRQLHAQGLGRNQIAREIDRAQRTVSVIAAELGLVFDTSMTEDATRARVAQLAALRADTAVDLHLDAMKLTQQMWEPATIYNFGGKDNTYRDKHVNEPPSGDKKNLMAAAGIALEKSLKLVPPADDAGAGEARSMLGQLMSGLKAVYDEQQAAAGEEAEGESP
- a CDS encoding PBSX family phage terminase large subunit; its protein translation is MSLLDALPLSRKQLVSIVEADARINAWEGSVRSGKTIASLIRWLIFVASAPTGGELVMVGRTRDSLYRNVIAPLTNPEIFGQLAKQVSYNNGAPVAIIMGRVVHVLGANDAKAEPKVRGMTCAGAYVDEATTLPRTFFDQLVARCSVKGAKIFTTTNPDNPAHWFRKEYLKRPTETRLRSWHFVLDDNPFLDPEYVAALKATYTGLFYRRSILGHWVQAEGAIFDCFDEERHVVKDVPHITRWLCDAIDYGTTNPYADLLIGLGVDQRLYVVSEYRWDSRAERRKKTDAEYSAARRRWLAGVAQPQTNVLGVQPEWTVVDPSAASYIEQLHRDGVHGVTPADNTVLDGIRTVGSLIAANRLFIHESARGLIEEIPGYSWDDEKAEKGEDAPIKLEDHSCDALRYGVRTTEALWRPHIPMLLEVAA
- a CDS encoding phage portal protein, which codes for MPLPTADTVWPPTDERVQVALADWDAWYSSEPDRLELRYSGRGYRDTPDRPAQHRGGVVGKLARWFWGNPTGDGEKREKLHVPLAGDIARTSSELLFSEAPTLQAAEGASDATQDALDTLLETGLQPTLLEAGEVCAALGGAYLRVVWDEDVSDRPWIDVVAADRAVPEFAYGRLRAVTFWTVLESESQDDRRVFRHLERHEKGRIYHGLYEGSAGSLGMVRPLADHPVTAPLAAMVDAEGGFDTGAPKNLTASYVPNVRPARAWRHIPTAAYWGQSDFQGIEGLMDALDETYSSWMRDIVNGKGRVVVPSSMLDSMGPGQGASWNEERRIYTGLNMLSRPGDPNPLTIVQFEIRVQEHRDTCQSLMEQAVRQAGYSAGSFGESDGQAVTATEVKARNRRSLSTAGRKGKYWGPGVADICAAYLAVLAGPRFRVSGLDLEPPKVELQDGISEGPLELATTAELLRRADAASDETLVQMVHPDWDEDQVKAEAAKLASAREMADPVLTGAEGPGPGFPPAADEGRDDSGEG